One genomic region from Gossypium hirsutum isolate 1008001.06 chromosome D13, Gossypium_hirsutum_v2.1, whole genome shotgun sequence encodes:
- the LOC121225640 gene encoding protein CHROMATIN REMODELING 25: protein MARERLSTSSTDEDGDEEISSGSDFSDSSDEFAVDCSEVEGEENDDDGGESPAHHPSSDGDLKSKNVDALLRGNLVVRRQSLLPRVLSVTEGAAVCRKPFKPPCSYGYSNGKENLARRLWARKRFVPWGSLTPALVAIAKPLGIARPESDEADIVEEIVTLPPGVEPLVLWQPEQFEDGPIEVVPIEVDPLLVRFLRPHQREGVQFMFECVSGLSSAANINGCILADDMGLGKTLQSITLLYTLLRQGFDGKPMVKKAIIVTPTSLVSNWEAEIKKWVGQRVQLIALCESSRDDVVSGIDSFTSPRSLLQVLIVSYETFRMHSSKFCQSEACDLLICDEAHRLKNDQTITNRALAALSCKRRILLSGTPMQNDLEEFFAMVNFTNPGILGDVAFFRRYYETPIICGREPTSSEEEKKLAAERSSELSAIVNQFILRRTNALLSNHLPPKIVEVVCCKLTPLQSELYNHFIQSKNVKKVITEETKQTKILAYITALKKLCNHPKLIYDTIKCGSPGTTGFEDCMRFFPPEMFSGRSGSWTGGDGAWVELSGKMHVLARLLAHLRQRTDDRIVLVSNYTQTLDLFAQLCRERRYPYLRLDGTTSISKRQKLVNRFNDSTKDEFVFLLSSKAGGCGLNLIGGNRLVLFDPDWNPANDKQAAARVWRDGQKKRVYIYRFLSTGTIEEKVYQRQMSKEGLQKVIQQEQVDSVKGQGNVFSTEDLRDLFTFYDNVRSEIHEKMNCNRCKNDGSENIGEQERCESENGSSGSDEEVSDIGGFAGIAGCLDKLKSSEKQVGSPLEEDLISWGHHFHSESVPDAILQASAGGEVTFVFTNQVDGKLVPIESKVNPRMQEREGGKSQNIGKVSHMIERERNKIQNSVKQNLDYRSKFLSKHHKLLNSVSSNRNSLMITPPPPSSSSTSPIPLQGALHKTISSGPSLGIQLPLKRSSRASVEHDDDFQ from the exons ATGGCGAGAGAACGACTGTCCACGTCATCAACGGATGAAGATGGAGACGAAGAAATTTCCTCCGGTTCCGATTTCAGCGATTCAAGCGACGAATTTGCCGTTGATTGCTCAGAAGTAGAAGGAGAAGAAAACGACGATGACGGTGGAGAATCCCCCGCGCACCATCCATCGTCCGATGGAGATCTCAAATCTAAGAACGTCGATGCTTTGTTGAG GGGCAACCTTGTTGTAAGAAGACAATCGCTGCTTCCACGAGTTCTTTCAGTGACAGAAGGAGCTGCAGTTTGTAGGAAACCGTTTAAGCCCCCATGTTCTTATGGCTATAGTAACGGGAAAGAAAATCTTGCACGTCGTCTTTGGGCTCGGAAGCGGTTTGTTCCTTGGGGCTCTTTGACGCCAGCATTAGTTGCAATAGCCAAACCTCTGGGTATAGCTAGACCAGAATCAGATGAGGCTGATATTGTGGAGGAAATTGTGACTCTGCCGCCAGGTGTTGAGCCTTTGGTTTTATGGCAACCTGAACAATTCGAAGATGGACCCATCGAAGTAGTGCCCATAGAAGTGGATCCGTTGCTAGTTCGTTTCCTTCGACCCCATCAAAG AGAAGGAGTTCAGTTCATGTTTGAATGTGTATCCGGGTTGTCTAGTGCTGCTAATATAAACGGATGCATTCTTGCTGATGATATGGG TTTGGGAAAGACATTGCAGTCAATCACTTTACTATATACTCTTCTTCGTCAAGGGTTTGATGGGAAGCCGATGGTTAAGAAGGCCATAATTGTCACCCCCACCAGTCTTGTCAGTAACTGGGAGGCAGAAATCAAGAAGTGGGTTGGACAGAGAGTTCAACTTATAGCTCTCTGTGAAAGCAGCAGAGATGACGTTGTCTCTGGAATTGACAGCTTCACAAGTCCCCGTAGCTTGTTGCAG GTATTGATTGTTTCATATGAGACATTTAGAatgcattcatcaaaattttGCCAAAGTGAAGCTTGTGATCTTCTTATTTGTGATGAGGCTCACAGGCTGAAAAATGACCAGACAATAACAAACAGG GCATTGGCTGCTCTCTCTTGTAAACGTCGGATTTTGTTATCTGGAACCCCCATGCAG AATGATCTTGAAGAGTTCTTTGCCATGGTGAACTTCACAAATCCAGGGATTTTGGGGGATGTTGCATTCTTTCGTCGTTACTACGAG ACACCAATAATTTGTGGAAGAGAACCAACTTCTAGTGAAGAAGAGAAGAAGTTAGCTGCAGAACGTTCTTCAGAATTAAGTGCAATAGTGAATCAG TTCATATTGAGGAGGACTAATGCATTGCTATCAAATCATCTGCCTCCAAAG ATAGTTGAAGTAGTATGCTGCAAGTTGACTCCTCTTCAGTCTGAGTTGTACAACCATTTTATACAATCAAAAAAT GTTAAAAAAGTCATCACTGAAgaaacaaagcaaacaaagattttggcTTATATTACAGCTCTTAAGAAGCTCTGCAATCATCCGAAG CTCATTTATGATACCATAAAATGTGGAAGTCCGGGAACTACTGGTTTTGAGGACTGTATGCGGTTTTTCCCACCAGAGATGTTCTCAGGAAG ATCGGGATCATGGACTGGTGGTGATGGGGCTTGGGTTGAACTATCTGGGAAAATGCATGTATTAGCTCGATTGCTGGCTCATTTACGTCAGAGAACCGATGATCGCATTGTTCTTGTTTCAAACTATACACAG ACACTGGACCTATTTGCTCAATTGTGTCGAGAAAGAAGATATCCATACTTGAGGCTTGACGGAACCACATCAATTAGCAAAAGGCAGAAACTAGTTAATCGCTTTAATGACTCAACCAAg GATGAGTTTGTGTTCCTATTAAGTAGCAAGGCAGGTGGCTGTGGTCTCAATTTGATTGGTGGTAATCGACTGGTCTTGTTTGACCCTGATTGGAACCCAGCTAACGATAAGCAA GCTGCTGCAAGGGTTTGGAGAGATGGGCAGAAAAAAAGagtttatatttacagattcctaaGTACTGGAACAATTGAAGAAAAG GTGTACCAGCGGCAAATGTCAAAGGAAGGGCTGCAAAAAGTTATCCAGCAGGAGCAAGTAGACAGCGTTAAGGGACAG GGAAACGTTTTCTCAACGGAAGATTTACGTGACCTTTTCACATTTTATGATAATGTGAG GTCTGAAATTCATGAAAAGATGAACTGCAATCGGTGTAAAAATGATGGGTCTGAGAACATAGGAGAGCAGGAGAGATGTGAATCAGAAAATGGAAGCTCTGGATCAGATGAAGAGGTTTCTGACATAGGTGGATTTGCAGGAATAGCTGGATGTCTGGATAAGCTAAAGAGCTCAGAAAAACAG GTGGGGAGTCCCTTAGAAGAGGATTTAATTAGCTGGGGGCATCATTTTCACTCAGAATCAGTACCTGATGCTATTCTCCAAGCTTCAGCTGGCGGTGAG GTCACATTTGTTTTCACCAATCAAGTAGATGGGAAGCTTGTTCCTATTGAATCAAAGGTAAACCCAAGGATGCAGGAAAGGGAGGGCGGTAAAAGCCAGAACATTGGAAAGGTTAGTCACATGATAGAAAGAGAACGCAATAAAATCCAGAATTCCGTGAAGCAAAACCTGGATTATAGGTCAAAATTTTTATCCAAACATCACAAACTACTAAATTCTGTTTCTTCCAATAGAAATTCTTTGATGAtaacaccaccaccaccatcatcatcatctactTCACCCATCCCTTTACAAGGTGCACTTCATAAGACCATATCTAGTGGACCTTCTCTTGGAATTCAATTACCTCTTAAAAGATCTTCTCGTGCTTCTGTAGAACATGATGATGATTTTCAATAA